Within the Tautonia marina genome, the region CGGCTCTTGCAAGGGCTCACCGAGCACGGTTTCGGCCGCGACCAACTGGCCGAGATGCAGCGGATCATCGACGCCGAGAACAGCGACCTGTTCGACGTGCTGGCCCACGTCGCCTACGCCATCCCCCCCCAGACCCGCGCGGACCGCGCCGCGAATGCCAGGATGGCGCTCGATGCCTCGTTCACGGACAAGCAGAAAGCCTTCCTCGACTTCGTGCTGTCCCATTACGTGAGCGTCGGGGTTGAAGAACTCGATCTCGACAAGCTCACGCCCTTGCTCCGCATCCGCTATCACGGCTCCATTGCCGATGCCCTGGCCGACCTCGGCCGGCCCGCCGAGATCAGCAAGTTTTTTAGCGAGTTTCAGAGGCATCTCTATCCCGACCCTTCGGCGTGGCCGCACCCTCCGACTTCCGCTCCCCCTTCTCGGACCTCTCCGAGACCATGATCCCACGCAGCAACTCCTCAATAGAACCAAATCACCTTCTCGCTCTCGCGATTGTCTCGTCTTATCTGCATGCTTCACAGGTTGCTTTGGGAGACACGTCGCCAACAATAGATTGAGAAGGCGGAGAGCCTGTAAACGGATGGCTGAAAAGACAACATTTTAAATTCACGGGTCCTTCCCGAACCGATTTCCAGGAGACTCCAAGGGGAACAGTCACGGGGTACAAGAGACTTTCTTTTTGGATGAAATAACCCAGCTTAACAGGGGAGGGGGCAATGAGGACGAGGCGTGATGAATCCCGGTATCGGGGGCTCTTGGAGCGGTCGCTCGCCGAACAATGGTGGAGGGCACGTCCGGACAAACTCATTCGCGGCCTGTGGGAACGGTTGAACCAGACGCAGAAGGCCGAATTCCTGGCCTGGGTCTGGAGCGACTCGCCGCAACCGGCATTGGAACCGGAAGAGGCCAAACACGCCGAAGAGGACATTCAGCGCAGGGCCTCTCAGGTCATCTGGGACGAAGCGCAGGCCGCCCGGAAGGCGTCGCCGGAGTGGCACCGGATCAACGTGCAGGTTGAGCGGCCTTTCTCTCGTTCCTGACACGGTTCGCTTCCTTCCGACTTCGCGAGGTTTGCGAGAGGCCGGGGCCAGCCCTCTTTGCCCCATCGCACGCGATCCCCTGGGAAGGTTGACAAGTTTCCAGTTAGAATGACTGGCATCGGGTAGCCGCACGGGTTGCAAACCGGGTGGCTCGATGCGGCCGGTCGGGATGGTGTTGCACTCATCGCCAGTCCCGGCCGGCCGGCCCGGTGTGGTGAGTGCATCTCATGTCCGAGACAGACGCCCCCGTCGGCGATCCCCTGAAACAGGGGATCGGTCATCTCCTGCGAACCGTCCCCGAGACATGGGCGGAGTTCGATCCGGATTCGCTGAGCGAGTCGGAAGAACAAGCCCTCATGCTTCTCACGGCCGCCGGGATGATCGGCCGACGCGTCACGTTCCGGCTCCAGATGTTCGGGCACTCCGAGGCCGTGGAAGCGACAATCAGCCTGACCGGGGAATATGGCCTCGTCGAGGCGATGGATTCCCTGTCGTCCGGCATGTGGGACGTTTGGCGCGACATCTTCGAGCGGCGGAAGGCCGGCGATCAGAAGGACGAACCCGCGTTCCATTGCGAGCGAGTCGGCAAAGAACAGTGGCGATTGACCGATCAAGGCGTCCTGGCTCGGAGCGACTTGAACGAAGGCGAAGAATCGCGCGTGTTCGACTTCGTGTTGCGTCGAGGATTCTTCAACGGGCAACCCCGATTGATGCCCGATGGTCGTCTCAGCCAACGCCTCCCCGTGGCCGGCAAGGGCAAGCTGGAACGGATGCGACGGGTGAAACCTGAGACTGACACGGCCGGGGTGAGCATCACAAATTGGGACGCCGGCGCCCAAGCCTTCGCATCGGCCTTCGAGGCATTCCTCAAGGCGAAGGCTCCGGAAGTATTGGCGAACCCGGCGCCCGATCCCATTCCCCCGGGGACCGTCCCGACGCCCGAGGCCGCCCCACAGGGGGCCAGGAAACCTCGAACGAGGCACCGCCCCCGGAATCAAGGAAAAGCCGATCAGTGCGTCGGGGTCTACCTTGGATACCTTGAGCGCAACGAGTGCCCGCCTGGCCCGACCGAGATCGCCGCCGAAGTGGGTTGCTCGGTTGCAACCGCAAGTCGGGCGATCCAGCGATGGGAAGAGAAACGAAAAGCGATGGCCCGGGACGAGGCGCGGGGGCGATACCGCGATCAAGCATGACGTTGCGTAACGTTACGCAACCTTGATTTCCAAGCGGCGCAAGGGCTTGCGACAAAATCGGCCGGATGTTGTGCAATCCGGCCCTTCGGGTGAGGCCGCCACGTGGGAGCGGCCCGACCCGAGGACATACGACATGAAGACGCACAGGCTTGCCGATCCGCCCGTCTCGGATCGGACCTTCAAGGCCGCCGGCCTCTTCGCCCGGCTGGCCGACGCGATGGACCGGAGCGACCTGGCCGCCGCCGCTGACGCCCAAAAGGAACTGGCTCGACTTGGCTACGTCGTCCGCATCGGCGCGGAGTCGATCGTCCAGCCTCGCTTGCAGCCCTACGCCCCCGCCGACGAGGCCGACGGCCGGGGGGTGCGATGATGGGACGCCCCGAACCGCAGAAGGCCCCCACGGGGCCGCACGAGCCCGCCGTCGGACGCCTGGCCTATCGCTTGGATGAACTGGCCGATGCCCTCGGGGTGAGCCGTCGGACCCTGGAACGCCTGCGATCCGCCGGCCGATTCCCGAAGCCCGATCGCGTGGTCGGTCGGATGCCATTGTGGGCACCGGAGACGATCCGACGATGGATCGAAGGGGGTGGCTCATGAACACTCCGCCCCTTCACGTCGCCGAGCCATCCCCCGAGAACATCGCGGCCTGGCTCCGCCCGCTGGTCGAGCCCGGCAGCGTCATCGAATTGCGGGTGCTCGGAGTGATCGACAATCCGAATTATCCCGCGTTCACCGTGGCCGGGTACTTCGATTCGGACCACCTCGACCCGTTGGCCAAGGTCGCGCTTGCCTGGACCCCGAAGGCCGAGGGAGTGTATGTCACGATCAACCCCCTCGTGCCCGACATGCTCGCCTTGGCCAGCAATCGGGTGAAGCGGAAGCCCAAGACGACGGCCGCCGATGAGCATGTGCTCCACCGAATCGGCCTCGTCTTCGATGCCGACCCGAGGCGCTCGCCTTCGGGGATTTCAAGCTCCGACGAGGAGAAGGCCCGCGCCTGGGAGCGGATCATCGCCCTCCGCGATGACCTGACCGCCCGGGGGTGGCCGCCCCCGATCCTGGCCGACTCGGGCAACGGCTATCA harbors:
- a CDS encoding helix-turn-helix transcriptional regulator, coding for MMGRPEPQKAPTGPHEPAVGRLAYRLDELADALGVSRRTLERLRSAGRFPKPDRVVGRMPLWAPETIRRWIEGGGS